In Dunckerocampus dactyliophorus isolate RoL2022-P2 chromosome 14, RoL_Ddac_1.1, whole genome shotgun sequence, one DNA window encodes the following:
- the kif11 gene encoding kinesin-like protein KIF11 isoform X2, which produces MASHNLSGIKRDEKGRNIQVVVRCRPFNTMERKSSHSVVDCDPNRKEVIMRTGGAVDKASRKTYTFDMVFGPAAKQIEVYRSVVCPILDEVIMGYNCTVFAYGQTGTGKTFTMEGERSPDEQFTWEEDPLAGIIPRTLHQIFEKLSENGTEFSVKVSLLEIYNEELFDLLSPSEDVNERLQLFDDPRNKRGVVVKGLEEVTVHNKDEVYLILERGAAKRRTASTLMNAYSSRSHSVFSVTIHMKEMTLDGEELVKIGKLNLVDLAGSENIGRSGAVDKRAREAGNINQSLLTLGRVITALVEKRPHIPYRESKLTRILQDSLGGRTKTSIIATVSPSSSNLEETLSTLEYASRAKNIMNKPEVNQKLTKRTLIKEYTEEIERLKRDLAATRDKNGVYLSAENYTSMMGQISTHEEHVAECTERIAAMEEELKKVTELFMDGKSKLDQCTAELDNKQQRLDDASRDLQWTREKLTQEEFITAELYSAQENLYSAATQLLSTADASTGDVSGLHAKMDRKKLVDQHNERAQRNFAERMAVAFSGVQRSVERQGGEHARILSDCSQAIDNILDLNTATLTSALRGVEKLVGGVSRLVGEGVARCRERAQQHQTQGKSNTQIVKELLEEHQGDMEVLQSQTLMGLSVLKELIASLRSSMETQRALADKMEAMKETGQVFSSLVREMANLGETAVQSLNAIQADRDRLEEEIGKAQMSNEQSIQSLQDQFIIQFNQLKMNSHEHYENLCSSSRALKTPLQNLQENLSSGCSSRMNRASTQEDLFYSATSSLISSLHLHVDQSQHTLEEASGCCSHLQQSVSAQLQRDLDWRSRLEEHVEKGAQEELSLVGKMCADAEALSQSMTTYSAEQLHAMEAALSCHQEEVTEALKMLQKQTSLNGAMLDQRQAEIQVQVEASQQMLGMFLQDELQHDIPTGQTPQRREFVYPRNVAKAWSRAELLESLRRQQEELRAATTEEEPEDEEDKHQDSQEEEASNESVATEDSFVDENLVFNESRRVPFFKKKTGGKKEAKATSKQAKASDDATSPALKSRLPLRCMN; this is translated from the exons ACCGTTCAACACAATGGAGCGCAAGTCCTCCCACAGTGTGGTTGACTGCGACccaaacaggaaggaagtgatCATGAGGACGGGAGGCGCCGTGGACAAGGCGTCCAGGAAGACGTACACCTTTGATATG GTGTTCGGACCCGCTGCCAAACAAATAGAGGTGTACCGCAGCGTGGTGTGTCCCATCCTGGACGAGGTCATCATGGGCTACAACTGCACCGTGTTTGC TTACGGtcagacaggaacaggaaaGACGTTCACCATGGAGGGGGAGAGGAGTCCAGACGAGCAGTTCACGTGGGAGGAG GACCCTCTGGCCGGGATCATCCCCAGAACTCTTCACCAGATCTTTGAGAAGCTCTCTGAGAACGGCACGGAGTTCTCCGTCAAAGTGTCTCTGCTGGAGATCTACAACGAGGAGCTCTTTGACCTGCTCAGCCCAAGCGAGGACGTCAACGAGAGGTTGCAGCTCTTTGACGACCCGCGGAACAAG CGTGGCGTGGTGGTCAAAGGTCTGGAGGAGGTGACTGTGCACAACAAAGACGAGGTGTATCTGATCCTGGAGAGAGGAGCCGCCAAGAGGAGGACTGCCTCCACGCTCATGAACGCATACTCAAG CCGCTCCCACTCGGTGTTCTCTGTCACCATCCACATGAAGGAGATGACGCTGGACGGCGAGGAGCTGGTGAAGATCGGAAAGCTCAAcctg GTGGACTTGGCCGGTAGTGAGAACATCGGACGCTCTGGCGCCGTGGACAAACGGGCCCGTGAGGCGGGGAACATTAACCAGTCTCTTCTGACGTTGGGCCGTGTCATCACGGCGCTGGTGGAGAAACGGCCGCACATCCCATACAG AGAGTCCAAGCTGACCAGAATCCTGCAGGACTCCCTGGGAGGACGCACCAAGACCTCCATCATTGCCACCGTGTCGCCCTCCTCCAGCAACCTCGAG gagacTCTGAGCACATTGGAGTACGCCAGCAGGGCAAAGAACATCATGAACAAGCCTGAGGTGAACCAGAAGCTCACCAAGAGGACGCTCATCAAG GAATACACGGAGGAGATCGAGCGCCTGAAGCGTGACCTGGCCGCCACTCGGGACAAAAACGGCGTGTACCTGTCAGCCGAGAACTACAC GAGCATGATGGGACAGATCAGCACGCACGAGGAACACGTAGCAGAGTGCACCGAGCGCATTGCTGCCATGGAGGAGGAGctcaaaaag GTGACTGAGCTGTTCATGGACGGTAAAAGCAAGCTGGACCAGTGCACCGCGGAGCTGGACAACAAGCAGCAGAG GCTGGACGACGCCAGTAGGGACCTGCAGTGGACCAGAGAGAAGCTGACTCAGGAGGAGTTCATCACCGCCGAGCTGTACTCGGCCCAGGAGAACCTCTACAGCGCCGCCACGCAG CTGCTGAGCACAGCAGATGCCAGCACCGGCGACGTCTCGGGTCTGCACGCCAAGATGGACAGGAAGAAACTG GTGGATCAGCACAACGAGCGGGCGCAGCGGAACTTCGCCGAGCGCATGGCGGTGGCCTTCAGCGGCGTGCAGCGCAGCGTGGAGCGGCAAGGCGGCGAACACGCCCGCATACTGAGCGACTGCTCTCAAGCCATCG ACAACATTCTGGACCTGAACACGGCGACTCTGACGTCTGCTCTGCGCGGTGTAGAGAAGCTGGTGGGCGGAGTCAGCCGGCTGGTGGGCGAGGGCGTGGCCCGCTGTCGGGAGCGAGCGCAGCAGCACCAGACGCAGGGCAAGAGCAACACGCAGATTGTCAAGGAGCTCCTG GAGGAGCACCAAGGGGACATGGAGGTTCTGCAGAGTCAGACTCTGATGGGTCTTTCTGTGCTCAAAGAGCTCATCGCCTCGCTCAGGAGCAGCATGGAGACGCAGCGGGCTCTGGCCGACAAG ATGGAGGCTATGAAGGAGACGGGCCAGGTCTTCAGCAGCTTGGTCCGGGAGATGGCAAATCTGGGTGAGACTGCCGTGCAGAGTCTGAATGCCATTCAGGCCGATCGGGACCGGCTGGAAGAGGAGATCGGAAAAGCTCAGATG AGCAACGAGCAGAGCATCCAGTCCCTGCAGGACCAGTTCATCATCCAGTTCAACCAGCTGAAGATGAACTCACACGAGCACTATGAGAACCTGTGCTCATCTTCCAGAGCCCTGAAGACTCCTCTTCAGAACCTTCAGGAGAACCTCAGCAG CGGCTGCAGCTCCAGGATGAATCGAGCCTCCACCCAGGAGGACCTCTTCTACTCTGCCACCTCCTCTCTGATCTCCTCGCTACATCTCCATGTAGACCAGAGCCAGCACACACTGGAAGAGGCAAGCGGCTGCTGCTCTCACCTTCAGCAGTCTGTGTCAG CTCAGCTCCAACGAGACCTGGACTGGCGCTCCAGACTCGAGGAGCATGTTGAGAAAGGAGCTCAGGAAGAGCTCTCCCTCGTGGGGAAGATGTGCGCAGATGCTGAGGCCCTCAGTCAG AGCATGACAACATACAGCGCCGAGCAGCTCCATGCAATGGAGGCGGCGCTATCGTGCCATCAGGAGGAAGTGACGGAAGCCCTTAAGATGCTGCAGAAGCAGACCTCCTTGAACGGAGCCATGCTGGATCAGCGTCAGGCTGAGATCCAGGTTCAGGTGGAGGCCAGTCAGCAGATGCTCGGCATGTTCCTACAGGACGAGTTGCAGCACGACATTCCCACGG GTCAGACGCCTCAGCGGCGGGAATTTGTTTATCCTCGTAATGTGGCCAAGGCCTGGAGCCGGGCTGAGCTGCTGGAGAGTCTGAGGAGGCAGCAGGAGGAGCTGAGAGCCGCCACCACGGAGGAGGAGCCGGAAGATGAGGAGGACAAACACCAG GATTCGCAGGAGGAGGAAGCGAGTAACGAAAGCGTGGCCACCGAGGACTCCTTTGTTGACGAGAACCTCGTCTTTAACGAGAGCAGACGCGTTCCCTTCTTCAAG AAAAAGACTGGTGGGAAGAAGGAGGCGAAGGCGACCAGCAAGCAAGCCAAAGCATCTGATGACGCCACATCCCCCGCGCTCAAGTCCAGACTGCCACTTCGCTGTATGAACTAA
- the kif11 gene encoding kinesin-like protein KIF11 isoform X1, with amino-acid sequence MRHCLKKFTAITFTMSGRKNGTEPKAVMASHNLSGIKRDEKGRNIQVVVRCRPFNTMERKSSHSVVDCDPNRKEVIMRTGGAVDKASRKTYTFDMVFGPAAKQIEVYRSVVCPILDEVIMGYNCTVFAYGQTGTGKTFTMEGERSPDEQFTWEEDPLAGIIPRTLHQIFEKLSENGTEFSVKVSLLEIYNEELFDLLSPSEDVNERLQLFDDPRNKRGVVVKGLEEVTVHNKDEVYLILERGAAKRRTASTLMNAYSSRSHSVFSVTIHMKEMTLDGEELVKIGKLNLVDLAGSENIGRSGAVDKRAREAGNINQSLLTLGRVITALVEKRPHIPYRESKLTRILQDSLGGRTKTSIIATVSPSSSNLEETLSTLEYASRAKNIMNKPEVNQKLTKRTLIKEYTEEIERLKRDLAATRDKNGVYLSAENYTSMMGQISTHEEHVAECTERIAAMEEELKKVTELFMDGKSKLDQCTAELDNKQQRLDDASRDLQWTREKLTQEEFITAELYSAQENLYSAATQLLSTADASTGDVSGLHAKMDRKKLVDQHNERAQRNFAERMAVAFSGVQRSVERQGGEHARILSDCSQAIDNILDLNTATLTSALRGVEKLVGGVSRLVGEGVARCRERAQQHQTQGKSNTQIVKELLEEHQGDMEVLQSQTLMGLSVLKELIASLRSSMETQRALADKMEAMKETGQVFSSLVREMANLGETAVQSLNAIQADRDRLEEEIGKAQMSNEQSIQSLQDQFIIQFNQLKMNSHEHYENLCSSSRALKTPLQNLQENLSSGCSSRMNRASTQEDLFYSATSSLISSLHLHVDQSQHTLEEASGCCSHLQQSVSAQLQRDLDWRSRLEEHVEKGAQEELSLVGKMCADAEALSQSMTTYSAEQLHAMEAALSCHQEEVTEALKMLQKQTSLNGAMLDQRQAEIQVQVEASQQMLGMFLQDELQHDIPTGQTPQRREFVYPRNVAKAWSRAELLESLRRQQEELRAATTEEEPEDEEDKHQDSQEEEASNESVATEDSFVDENLVFNESRRVPFFKKKTGGKKEAKATSKQAKASDDATSPALKSRLPLRCMN; translated from the exons ACCGTTCAACACAATGGAGCGCAAGTCCTCCCACAGTGTGGTTGACTGCGACccaaacaggaaggaagtgatCATGAGGACGGGAGGCGCCGTGGACAAGGCGTCCAGGAAGACGTACACCTTTGATATG GTGTTCGGACCCGCTGCCAAACAAATAGAGGTGTACCGCAGCGTGGTGTGTCCCATCCTGGACGAGGTCATCATGGGCTACAACTGCACCGTGTTTGC TTACGGtcagacaggaacaggaaaGACGTTCACCATGGAGGGGGAGAGGAGTCCAGACGAGCAGTTCACGTGGGAGGAG GACCCTCTGGCCGGGATCATCCCCAGAACTCTTCACCAGATCTTTGAGAAGCTCTCTGAGAACGGCACGGAGTTCTCCGTCAAAGTGTCTCTGCTGGAGATCTACAACGAGGAGCTCTTTGACCTGCTCAGCCCAAGCGAGGACGTCAACGAGAGGTTGCAGCTCTTTGACGACCCGCGGAACAAG CGTGGCGTGGTGGTCAAAGGTCTGGAGGAGGTGACTGTGCACAACAAAGACGAGGTGTATCTGATCCTGGAGAGAGGAGCCGCCAAGAGGAGGACTGCCTCCACGCTCATGAACGCATACTCAAG CCGCTCCCACTCGGTGTTCTCTGTCACCATCCACATGAAGGAGATGACGCTGGACGGCGAGGAGCTGGTGAAGATCGGAAAGCTCAAcctg GTGGACTTGGCCGGTAGTGAGAACATCGGACGCTCTGGCGCCGTGGACAAACGGGCCCGTGAGGCGGGGAACATTAACCAGTCTCTTCTGACGTTGGGCCGTGTCATCACGGCGCTGGTGGAGAAACGGCCGCACATCCCATACAG AGAGTCCAAGCTGACCAGAATCCTGCAGGACTCCCTGGGAGGACGCACCAAGACCTCCATCATTGCCACCGTGTCGCCCTCCTCCAGCAACCTCGAG gagacTCTGAGCACATTGGAGTACGCCAGCAGGGCAAAGAACATCATGAACAAGCCTGAGGTGAACCAGAAGCTCACCAAGAGGACGCTCATCAAG GAATACACGGAGGAGATCGAGCGCCTGAAGCGTGACCTGGCCGCCACTCGGGACAAAAACGGCGTGTACCTGTCAGCCGAGAACTACAC GAGCATGATGGGACAGATCAGCACGCACGAGGAACACGTAGCAGAGTGCACCGAGCGCATTGCTGCCATGGAGGAGGAGctcaaaaag GTGACTGAGCTGTTCATGGACGGTAAAAGCAAGCTGGACCAGTGCACCGCGGAGCTGGACAACAAGCAGCAGAG GCTGGACGACGCCAGTAGGGACCTGCAGTGGACCAGAGAGAAGCTGACTCAGGAGGAGTTCATCACCGCCGAGCTGTACTCGGCCCAGGAGAACCTCTACAGCGCCGCCACGCAG CTGCTGAGCACAGCAGATGCCAGCACCGGCGACGTCTCGGGTCTGCACGCCAAGATGGACAGGAAGAAACTG GTGGATCAGCACAACGAGCGGGCGCAGCGGAACTTCGCCGAGCGCATGGCGGTGGCCTTCAGCGGCGTGCAGCGCAGCGTGGAGCGGCAAGGCGGCGAACACGCCCGCATACTGAGCGACTGCTCTCAAGCCATCG ACAACATTCTGGACCTGAACACGGCGACTCTGACGTCTGCTCTGCGCGGTGTAGAGAAGCTGGTGGGCGGAGTCAGCCGGCTGGTGGGCGAGGGCGTGGCCCGCTGTCGGGAGCGAGCGCAGCAGCACCAGACGCAGGGCAAGAGCAACACGCAGATTGTCAAGGAGCTCCTG GAGGAGCACCAAGGGGACATGGAGGTTCTGCAGAGTCAGACTCTGATGGGTCTTTCTGTGCTCAAAGAGCTCATCGCCTCGCTCAGGAGCAGCATGGAGACGCAGCGGGCTCTGGCCGACAAG ATGGAGGCTATGAAGGAGACGGGCCAGGTCTTCAGCAGCTTGGTCCGGGAGATGGCAAATCTGGGTGAGACTGCCGTGCAGAGTCTGAATGCCATTCAGGCCGATCGGGACCGGCTGGAAGAGGAGATCGGAAAAGCTCAGATG AGCAACGAGCAGAGCATCCAGTCCCTGCAGGACCAGTTCATCATCCAGTTCAACCAGCTGAAGATGAACTCACACGAGCACTATGAGAACCTGTGCTCATCTTCCAGAGCCCTGAAGACTCCTCTTCAGAACCTTCAGGAGAACCTCAGCAG CGGCTGCAGCTCCAGGATGAATCGAGCCTCCACCCAGGAGGACCTCTTCTACTCTGCCACCTCCTCTCTGATCTCCTCGCTACATCTCCATGTAGACCAGAGCCAGCACACACTGGAAGAGGCAAGCGGCTGCTGCTCTCACCTTCAGCAGTCTGTGTCAG CTCAGCTCCAACGAGACCTGGACTGGCGCTCCAGACTCGAGGAGCATGTTGAGAAAGGAGCTCAGGAAGAGCTCTCCCTCGTGGGGAAGATGTGCGCAGATGCTGAGGCCCTCAGTCAG AGCATGACAACATACAGCGCCGAGCAGCTCCATGCAATGGAGGCGGCGCTATCGTGCCATCAGGAGGAAGTGACGGAAGCCCTTAAGATGCTGCAGAAGCAGACCTCCTTGAACGGAGCCATGCTGGATCAGCGTCAGGCTGAGATCCAGGTTCAGGTGGAGGCCAGTCAGCAGATGCTCGGCATGTTCCTACAGGACGAGTTGCAGCACGACATTCCCACGG GTCAGACGCCTCAGCGGCGGGAATTTGTTTATCCTCGTAATGTGGCCAAGGCCTGGAGCCGGGCTGAGCTGCTGGAGAGTCTGAGGAGGCAGCAGGAGGAGCTGAGAGCCGCCACCACGGAGGAGGAGCCGGAAGATGAGGAGGACAAACACCAG GATTCGCAGGAGGAGGAAGCGAGTAACGAAAGCGTGGCCACCGAGGACTCCTTTGTTGACGAGAACCTCGTCTTTAACGAGAGCAGACGCGTTCCCTTCTTCAAG AAAAAGACTGGTGGGAAGAAGGAGGCGAAGGCGACCAGCAAGCAAGCCAAAGCATCTGATGACGCCACATCCCCCGCGCTCAAGTCCAGACTGCCACTTCGCTGTATGAACTAA